From the genome of Haloterrigena sp. KLK7, one region includes:
- a CDS encoding ribose-phosphate diphosphokinase: MTTIVSGSASQTLAASLADELEVSLAAVEYDRFPDGELLAAAPDFDDDRAIVVGSTVSSDAHLELLQLQDAVREAGAEDVVTVLPYMGYARQDEAFEAGHPVSARAVARAISTGADRVVTVNPHEGAICDFFEPTATAVDASGRLADPLPAELADPVFLSPDAGAIELAETVRDAYGDGETDYFEKTRHSGTEVEISPSDVDVADRDVVVTDDIIATGSTMSEAVGVLRERDVGRVFVTCVHPLLARNAVTKLRRAGVEAIYGTDTIEREVSAVSVAPSIADEL, encoded by the coding sequence ATGACCACGATCGTCAGCGGCTCGGCCTCGCAGACGCTGGCCGCGTCCCTCGCGGACGAACTCGAGGTATCGCTCGCCGCCGTCGAGTACGACCGGTTCCCCGACGGCGAACTGCTCGCGGCCGCTCCCGACTTCGACGACGACAGGGCGATCGTCGTCGGCTCGACCGTCTCGAGCGACGCCCACCTCGAACTGCTCCAACTCCAGGACGCCGTCCGCGAGGCCGGCGCCGAGGACGTCGTCACCGTCCTGCCGTACATGGGCTACGCCCGGCAGGACGAGGCCTTCGAGGCGGGCCATCCGGTCTCCGCGCGCGCGGTCGCTCGGGCGATTTCGACCGGAGCGGACCGCGTGGTGACCGTCAACCCCCACGAGGGGGCGATCTGTGACTTCTTCGAGCCGACGGCGACCGCCGTCGACGCGTCGGGCCGGCTGGCGGATCCGCTGCCCGCCGAGCTCGCGGACCCCGTCTTCCTCTCGCCCGACGCGGGAGCGATCGAGCTCGCCGAAACGGTCCGGGACGCCTACGGCGACGGCGAGACGGACTACTTCGAGAAGACTCGCCACTCCGGCACCGAGGTCGAAATCTCCCCCAGCGACGTCGACGTGGCCGACCGCGACGTCGTCGTGACCGACGACATCATCGCGACGGGATCGACCATGAGCGAGGCCGTCGGCGTCCTCCGGGAGCGAGACGTCGGGCGCGTCTTCGTCACCTGCGTCCACCCGCTGCTGGCGCGGAACGCGGTGACGAAGCTCCGCCGCGCGGGCGTCGAAGCGATTTACGGCACCGATACGATCGAACGCGAAGTGAGCGCCGTCTCGGTCGCGCCGTCGATCGCCGACGAACTGTAA